A genomic region of Desulfosarcina ovata subsp. ovata contains the following coding sequences:
- a CDS encoding amino acid ABC transporter permease (The N-terminal region of this protein, as described by TIGR01726, is a three transmembrane segment that identifies a subfamily of ABC transporter permease subunits, which specificities that include histidine, arginine, glutamine, glutamate, L-cystine (sic), the opines (in Agrobacterium) octopine and nopaline, etc.), with protein MNETTQQRITAKPANYNRWVVIFCLGVLVFLGLFYYATQKIQYVWRWNRTPIYFAYQDDIDITSTIDGEVSAIAIDGSKARITVLGIGEEETYEVPAKGLRVDQGDFISPGDTLASYKKWKPGLLVVGLWITLKISVLATIVGVIIGIISGLMRISDNPALRWTSIVYVELIRGSPLMVQILVWYFVLGTLINDLLSANGWGQIPALWYGVASLACFAGAYVSEIVRGGIQSIHRGQTEAARSLGMNYAQSMRYIILPQALRRILPPLAGQFISLIKDSSLLGIIAIRELTKAAREAVTATLQPFEVYILLGLLYLVLTFSLSMYVQYLERRMATS; from the coding sequence ATGAATGAAACAACCCAACAGCGGATCACCGCAAAGCCGGCGAACTACAACCGATGGGTCGTGATTTTCTGCCTTGGTGTGCTGGTTTTTCTGGGACTTTTTTACTACGCCACCCAGAAAATTCAATATGTCTGGCGCTGGAACCGGACCCCCATCTACTTTGCCTACCAGGACGACATCGACATCACATCGACCATTGACGGTGAAGTCTCTGCCATTGCCATCGACGGCAGTAAGGCCCGCATCACCGTATTGGGAATCGGCGAGGAGGAGACGTACGAGGTGCCGGCCAAGGGATTGCGTGTCGACCAGGGGGATTTTATCTCGCCGGGGGACACCCTGGCCAGTTATAAAAAATGGAAGCCGGGCCTTCTGGTCGTCGGATTGTGGATCACTCTTAAGATCAGCGTCCTGGCCACGATCGTCGGGGTGATCATCGGTATCATCAGCGGCCTGATGCGTATTTCCGACAACCCGGCCCTGCGATGGACCTCCATCGTTTATGTGGAACTGATCCGCGGCTCGCCGCTGATGGTACAGATTCTGGTTTGGTATTTTGTTCTGGGAACCCTGATCAATGACCTTCTGTCCGCCAATGGCTGGGGACAGATCCCGGCACTCTGGTACGGCGTCGCCTCCCTGGCCTGTTTTGCCGGGGCCTATGTTTCCGAAATCGTGCGGGGCGGCATCCAGTCGATTCACCGCGGACAGACCGAGGCCGCCCGTTCCCTGGGCATGAATTACGCCCAGTCCATGCGCTACATCATCCTCCCCCAGGCCCTGCGCCGGATTCTGCCTCCCCTGGCCGGGCAGTTTATCAGTCTGATCAAGGATTCTTCGCTGCTCGGCATTATCGCCATCCGCGAGTTGACCAAGGCGGCCCGGGAAGCGGTCACGGCCACCCTGCAGCCGTTTGAAGTTTACATCCTGTTGGGTCTGCTCTACCTGGTGCTGACCTTCAGTCTTTCCATGTACGTGCAATATCTCGAGAGGAGGATGGCAACGTCGTGA
- a CDS encoding amino acid ABC transporter ATP-binding protein — MIQAKNVFKTFYAPHAINALVDVSANIAAGEVVVVIGPSGSGKSTFLRCLNRLEHATSGHIYIDGLDVLDRRTDINKVRAEVGMVFQSFNLFPHKTVLENVTLAQKVVRKRSGNAARQKAMTLLEKVGISDKINVFPDQLSGGQQQRVAIARALAMEPKVMLFDEPTSALDPEMIGEVLDVMKTLAREGMTMVVVTHEMGFAREVADRVIFMDAGAIVEEGTPEHFFTNPTHDRTKLFLSQIL, encoded by the coding sequence GTGATACAGGCAAAAAACGTATTCAAAACCTTTTATGCCCCCCATGCGATCAACGCCCTGGTGGATGTGTCGGCCAATATCGCGGCCGGCGAGGTGGTGGTGGTGATCGGTCCCTCCGGATCCGGAAAGAGTACTTTCCTGCGTTGTCTCAACCGCCTGGAACATGCGACCAGCGGCCACATTTATATCGATGGGCTCGACGTCCTCGACCGGCGTACCGATATCAACAAGGTGCGTGCCGAGGTGGGCATGGTGTTTCAGTCCTTCAACCTCTTTCCCCATAAGACGGTCCTGGAAAATGTGACCTTAGCCCAGAAGGTGGTGCGCAAACGCTCGGGCAATGCGGCCAGGCAAAAGGCCATGACCCTGCTTGAGAAAGTGGGCATCAGCGACAAGATCAACGTTTTTCCCGACCAGCTTTCCGGCGGCCAGCAGCAGCGCGTGGCCATCGCCCGGGCACTGGCCATGGAACCTAAGGTGATGCTTTTTGACGAGCCCACCTCGGCCCTGGATCCGGAGATGATCGGCGAGGTGCTGGACGTCATGAAAACATTGGCCCGCGAGGGCATGACCATGGTGGTCGTCACCCACGAAATGGGGTTTGCCCGTGAAGTGGCCGACCGGGTGATCTTCATGGATGCCGGTGCGATCGTGGAAGAGGGGACACCGGAACATTTTTTCACCAACCCGACCCATGACCGGACCAAGCTGTTTCTCAGTCAGATATTATAG
- a CDS encoding bifunctional lysine ketoglutarate reductase /saccharopine dehydrogenase family protein, giving the protein MKTLLIRAEDKNRWERRAPLVPDDLAKIVTATGVKALVEQSEKRFFSREQYTAAGAESCQGMGKGEVVLGVKEIPIEKILDRKTYVFFSHTIKGQKANMPLLRRIIDGSCTLIDYEKITDAGDRRLIYFGPYAGDAGAIDILSLMGEHWAAKGIDTPFAAFRRAHQYDSVADARAHLTEIGRQIGKDGLPEAICPFSVGILGYGNVSKGAQQIFDCLPTERVEPDAVGAQLRPDRANRHTVYITIFKESDLVQPKAHGAGFDLAEYYHHPERYESRFEPYLPFFTLLVNAVYWESRYPRFVTWAGLKRLAGTRTPPKLCGIADITCDTNGSIECNVKSTDSDMPAYLVDPLTGTTRDGHLGDGIVLLAVDNLPCELPNDSSTFFSNQLRPFIPGLLGADFSKPLEESGLPEALQKAVIVYNGRLTPRFAYLQEHLSSSIISD; this is encoded by the coding sequence ATGAAAACACTGCTCATACGCGCCGAGGACAAAAACCGATGGGAACGCCGTGCGCCGCTGGTTCCGGATGATCTGGCCAAAATCGTGACCGCTACCGGTGTCAAGGCGCTGGTGGAACAATCGGAAAAACGCTTTTTCAGCAGAGAGCAGTATACTGCCGCCGGGGCCGAGTCCTGCCAGGGCATGGGAAAAGGCGAAGTGGTTCTGGGGGTCAAGGAGATCCCCATTGAAAAGATCCTTGACCGCAAGACCTATGTGTTCTTCTCTCACACCATCAAGGGGCAGAAAGCCAACATGCCGCTGCTTCGGCGCATCATCGACGGCAGCTGCACCCTGATCGATTATGAGAAGATTACCGACGCGGGTGACCGCCGCCTGATCTATTTCGGACCCTACGCCGGCGATGCCGGTGCGATCGACATCCTGTCGCTCATGGGCGAGCACTGGGCTGCCAAGGGGATCGACACCCCCTTTGCCGCCTTCCGGCGGGCGCACCAGTACGATTCAGTGGCCGATGCCCGGGCGCATCTGACCGAAATCGGACGCCAGATCGGCAAAGATGGCCTTCCCGAGGCCATCTGCCCGTTCAGCGTGGGAATTCTGGGCTACGGCAACGTCTCCAAAGGTGCCCAGCAGATCTTCGACTGCCTGCCCACCGAACGCGTCGAACCGGATGCCGTCGGCGCGCAGCTGCGCCCTGACCGCGCCAACCGTCACACCGTCTACATAACAATCTTCAAGGAGTCCGACCTGGTGCAGCCCAAGGCGCACGGGGCCGGATTTGACCTGGCCGAGTACTACCACCATCCGGAACGCTACGAGAGCCGTTTCGAGCCGTATCTGCCCTTTTTCACCCTGCTGGTCAACGCCGTGTACTGGGAATCGCGCTATCCCCGGTTCGTCACCTGGGCCGGTCTGAAACGCCTGGCCGGGACCCGGACGCCGCCGAAACTGTGCGGCATTGCCGACATCACCTGCGACACCAACGGATCGATCGAGTGCAACGTCAAATCCACCGACAGCGACATGCCCGCCTATCTGGTCGACCCGCTCACCGGCACCACCCGCGACGGCCACCTGGGAGACGGGATCGTGCTCCTGGCCGTGGACAACCTGCCCTGTGAGTTGCCCAACGACTCCTCCACTTTTTTCAGCAACCAGCTCAGACCATTCATCCCCGGCCTGCTGGGCGCGGATTTCAGCAAACCGCTGGAGGAATCCGGGTTACCCGAAGCACTTCAAAAAGCGGTGATCGTCTACAACGGCCGACTGACCCCACGCTTTGCGTACCTTCAGGAACATTTATCGTCTTCTATAATATCTGACTGA
- a CDS encoding radical SAM protein: protein MKRDLWAGVQSGSGLRQGREALYAMLDQAAVTAGIPPSAMIRLLDSPTPELLNRLFTAARSQRERHFGTRVYLYGTLNISTHCRQRCSFCYFRKTNRLARRYRQPLPQVVDQARCLAASGVHLINLTGGEDPFFFDDGLHGFDPLVEMVRAVSTDTGLPVMISMGVLPGAVMPRLHAAGAVWYACYQETYNRQRFGQLRVGQDFDQRYQSKMTARQNGLLVEDGVLCGAGETSRDLLDAFTAMARLGASQVRATTFVPLVGTPMHDEAPSSSLRTSIAIALLRITYPDLLIAAPLDWGGMADLRDHLNAGANVVAGLVTPGSDAGELPMVRSEQRTMEGIACTLRGCGLAPASADTYRDRVLRHSPIETRKVSGEVFS, encoded by the coding sequence GTGAAAAGAGACCTGTGGGCTGGTGTCCAATCGGGATCGGGATTGAGGCAGGGACGCGAAGCTCTGTACGCCATGCTTGACCAGGCAGCCGTGACGGCCGGGATCCCCCCATCCGCCATGATCCGCCTGTTGGACTCCCCGACACCGGAATTGCTCAACCGGCTGTTCACCGCCGCGCGAAGTCAGCGTGAGCGGCATTTCGGCACGCGTGTCTATCTATACGGTACGTTGAACATCAGCACCCATTGCCGCCAGCGTTGCAGTTTCTGTTATTTCCGCAAAACCAATCGTCTGGCCAGACGCTATCGTCAACCTCTGCCTCAGGTTGTCGATCAGGCACGGTGTCTGGCCGCCTCCGGCGTACACCTGATTAATCTGACCGGCGGTGAAGATCCGTTTTTTTTCGATGACGGTCTGCATGGTTTCGACCCGCTGGTCGAGATGGTGCGAGCGGTATCCACTGACACCGGCCTGCCGGTGATGATTTCCATGGGCGTGCTGCCGGGCGCGGTCATGCCACGTCTGCACGCGGCGGGAGCCGTATGGTACGCGTGCTACCAGGAAACATACAACCGGCAGCGTTTCGGGCAGCTGCGGGTCGGACAGGATTTCGATCAGCGCTACCAGAGCAAGATGACCGCCAGGCAAAACGGGTTGCTTGTGGAAGATGGTGTGCTTTGCGGAGCAGGAGAAACGTCCCGGGATCTGCTGGACGCTTTTACGGCCATGGCCCGGTTGGGCGCCAGCCAGGTCCGTGCAACCACTTTCGTGCCTCTGGTTGGAACGCCCATGCATGACGAGGCGCCATCATCATCACTGAGAACGTCCATCGCCATCGCGCTCCTGAGAATTACTTATCCTGATCTACTCATCGCGGCACCACTGGATTGGGGGGGCATGGCCGATCTGCGCGATCACCTGAATGCCGGTGCCAACGTGGTGGCCGGCCTGGTTACGCCCGGCAGTGATGCCGGCGAACTGCCAATGGTCCGGAGCGAGCAACGGACTATGGAGGGAATTGCCTGTACCTTGCGCGGTTGCGGGCTGGCGCCGGCCAGCGCAGACACCTATCGCGACCGAGTGCTCCGCCATAGCCCTATTGAGACCCGGAAGGTCAGCGGTGAGGTCTTTTCCTGA
- a CDS encoding uroporphyrinogen decarboxylase family protein — MDAAQRVMQVIRRRPGARIPTGELTMERAFMESLLAWNGDFPAPATLSETRLIIECARLLSHDVICLQSQPPGGGDGDPAARAGEIARVADENFFVFWIVNGAFQQVMYSSDFVTFMTAIAVSPDAIAGEMAAVSKQVIATIELGARHGAHGIILADDIAYQKSTYMSPAFGKRYLLPLWKQQVAAAKAVGLPVFFHSDGNLNHFLPFIVAAGFDGLQCIESSAGMDIFKIGQTYGDRLCLMGNIDSVLLCPAVEPAVPNGGILGLDRAVNDLTAAFGRSGGLILGTSGGLHSGMSPDLVMRMAALVPKV, encoded by the coding sequence ATGGACGCTGCCCAGCGTGTCATGCAGGTGATCCGGCGCCGGCCCGGAGCCAGGATTCCCACGGGAGAACTGACCATGGAGCGCGCCTTCATGGAGTCGCTGCTGGCCTGGAATGGAGATTTTCCGGCGCCGGCGACATTGTCCGAAACCCGGCTGATTATCGAATGCGCCCGCCTGTTGTCCCACGATGTGATCTGTCTCCAGTCGCAGCCGCCCGGCGGTGGTGATGGTGACCCGGCGGCGCGGGCCGGTGAAATCGCCCGGGTCGCCGATGAGAATTTCTTTGTCTTCTGGATTGTCAACGGCGCCTTCCAACAGGTTATGTACAGTAGCGATTTTGTCACCTTCATGACGGCCATTGCCGTTTCGCCCGATGCCATTGCCGGGGAGATGGCCGCCGTTTCCAAACAGGTGATCGCGACCATTGAACTGGGTGCCCGGCATGGGGCCCATGGGATTATCCTTGCCGACGATATTGCCTACCAAAAAAGTACCTACATGTCACCGGCCTTTGGCAAGCGTTACCTCCTGCCGCTCTGGAAACAGCAGGTGGCTGCGGCCAAGGCGGTCGGGCTGCCGGTTTTTTTCCATTCCGACGGCAACCTCAACCATTTCCTGCCGTTCATTGTGGCTGCGGGATTCGATGGCCTGCAGTGTATCGAGTCCTCCGCCGGCATGGACATCTTCAAGATCGGTCAAACTTACGGCGACCGGTTATGCCTGATGGGAAACATCGATTCGGTGCTGCTTTGCCCCGCCGTCGAACCCGCTGTTCCAAACGGGGGGATCCTTGGGCTGGACCGGGCCGTCAACGACCTGACCGCTGCCTTCGGACGCAGCGGAGGGTTGATTCTGGGAACTTCCGGCGGTTTGCACAGCGGAATGTCGCCCGATCTGGTGATGCGCATGGCCGCGCTGGTGCCGAAAGTCTGA
- a CDS encoding efflux RND transporter periplasmic adaptor subunit, protein MQPFLVTMRTTLLAVVSGLLLAGCQEQKQSPGAAAPPPPPQISVIAVQPQRVLLTTQLPGRSSAYRVAEIRPQVNGLIQKRMFVEGANVKAGDVLYQIDPASFQAALNNAEAALGRSEANLPAARSRAERYRELLVEKAVSQQDYDDAAAALKKAEADVQYWKAALETARINLAYTRITAPISGRIGRSSVTEGAIVTAYQPVALAIIQQLDPIYVDVPLSTTDLMRMKRSLKNGRLRGTGKTMEAVTLILDNGSSYAHEGTLQFRDVTVDPTTGSVIQRVVFPNPNGLLLPGMFVRAVMREGVAEKAILIPQQSISRDPKGHPVALVAGAGDTVERRMLTLDRAIDDQWLVSDGLAAGDRLIVEGIQKVRPGTVVAAVPYDDGEETKGTTPAAATAGTTN, encoded by the coding sequence ATGCAGCCGTTCCTTGTGACCATGCGTACAACCCTTCTGGCCGTGGTAAGCGGCCTGTTGCTGGCGGGATGCCAGGAGCAGAAACAATCCCCAGGGGCCGCCGCCCCGCCTCCTCCGCCGCAGATCTCTGTGATCGCCGTGCAACCCCAGCGGGTACTTCTGACCACCCAGCTGCCGGGGCGGTCATCGGCCTACCGAGTGGCTGAAATCAGGCCCCAGGTCAATGGGCTGATCCAGAAGCGGATGTTTGTGGAAGGGGCCAATGTCAAGGCCGGCGATGTGCTCTATCAGATCGACCCGGCCTCGTTTCAAGCCGCCCTGAATAATGCCGAGGCCGCTCTGGGCCGCTCGGAAGCCAACCTGCCGGCGGCCCGTTCAAGGGCTGAGCGCTACCGCGAGCTGTTGGTCGAAAAAGCGGTCAGCCAGCAGGATTACGATGACGCCGCCGCTGCCCTCAAAAAGGCCGAGGCCGATGTCCAGTACTGGAAAGCCGCACTGGAGACGGCACGTATCAACCTGGCCTATACCCGCATCACGGCGCCGATTTCCGGCCGCATCGGCCGTTCCAGCGTCACCGAGGGGGCCATCGTCACGGCTTACCAGCCCGTGGCTCTGGCCATCATCCAGCAGTTGGATCCCATTTATGTGGATGTGCCGCTTTCCACCACCGACCTGATGCGCATGAAACGGAGCCTGAAAAACGGCCGGCTGCGCGGGACCGGCAAGACCATGGAGGCGGTTACCCTGATTCTGGATAACGGCTCCTCGTATGCCCACGAAGGCACGCTTCAGTTTCGCGATGTGACCGTGGACCCGACCACCGGCTCGGTAATCCAGCGGGTCGTTTTTCCCAACCCCAACGGGTTGCTGCTGCCCGGCATGTTCGTGCGGGCGGTGATGCGGGAGGGGGTTGCCGAAAAGGCCATCCTGATTCCCCAGCAATCCATCTCCCGCGACCCCAAAGGCCATCCCGTGGCCCTGGTCGCCGGCGCCGGCGACACGGTGGAACGGCGCATGCTCACCCTGGATCGGGCCATCGACGATCAATGGCTGGTGTCTGACGGACTGGCGGCGGGTGATCGCCTGATTGTTGAAGGGATCCAGAAGGTCCGTCCGGGGACGGTGGTGGCGGCGGTGCCCTATGACGATGGCGAGGAAACGAAGGGTACAACGCCCGCGGCCGCGACCGCCGGAACAACCAACTGA
- a CDS encoding efflux RND transporter permease subunit: MLSKFFLARPVFAWVIAIVMMVAGGLAIYNLPISQYPPIAPPSIAIESFYAGASAETVENSVTQIIEQKMTGFDDMLYLSATSDSSGASRIELTFTPGTDPDLAWAKVQNKLQLAMASLPEAVQSQGVTVSKSTRNYLLIVGLVSEDGSMDGNDLRDYAQSNLEKVLARVPGVGEVTTFGSQYAMRIWLDPDRLTDYRLTIQDVITALRAYNVEISAGQFGGAPAVEGQRLNASIIVQNLLKTPDEFAAIPLRINPDGSVIRVRDVGRTELGTEQYDVQAHHNGQPAGGLAIRQSAGANALATARAIREKLDEMSRYFPEGMKVVYPYDTTPFVAVAIKEVFKTLFEAIILVFLVMYLFMGNIRATLIPTIAVPVVILGTFAVLGLFGFSINMLTMFAMVLAIGLLVDDAIVVVENVERIMSDEGLSPLDATAKSMDQITSALIGIGLVLSAVFGPMAFFPGSTGVIYRQFSITIIASMLLSVLVALILTPVLCASLLKPVPAGHEPADHAIFFMRPFFRWFDRFFFRSRTLYLKLVEHSLRRRLRYVFVFLLIVVAMVVLFRQMPTAYLPEEDQGILFVQAMLPANSTLEQTKAVLERVKTHFLEEQSEAVESLMTVSGYSFSGRGQNVGMAFVRLRDWELRNRPDLKVNAVAGKAMGTFSQIKNAMVFAFPPPAVIELGQANGFDFQLLDRGGAGHAELVAARNQLLGIAGQDTRLTRVRPNGLEDVPQYRIDVDWEKAGALGVPIALIHRTISAAFGSAYVNDFIQAGRVKRVYIQADAPFRRLPGDLEKLYVRNMSGEMVPFASFASGHWTSGSPKLERFNGFPSINIWGEAVHGKSSGEAMQAMEEAVAKLPRAFGYDWTGLSYQERMAGSQAPLLYAFSILVIFLCLAALYESWPIPISILMTLPLGVIGGVIASTMMDLPNDVYFQIGLLTILGLTTKNAILIVQFARARVDEGMRLIDATLEGAKLRLRPIVMTSLAFGFGVLPLALASGAGAGAQQAIGIGVLGGVVTSTFLVTLFAPLFYVIIYKLLGRHRKRERVQPAAVSPAEK, translated from the coding sequence ATGCTATCGAAATTTTTCCTGGCCCGCCCCGTTTTCGCCTGGGTGATTGCCATTGTGATGATGGTTGCCGGCGGGCTGGCGATTTACAACCTGCCCATATCCCAATATCCGCCCATTGCGCCGCCCTCCATCGCCATCGAATCCTTCTATGCGGGCGCATCGGCGGAAACGGTGGAGAACAGCGTGACCCAGATCATCGAGCAGAAGATGACCGGTTTCGACGACATGCTCTACCTGTCGGCCACCAGTGACTCCTCCGGTGCCTCGCGCATCGAACTGACCTTTACGCCGGGTACCGATCCGGACCTGGCCTGGGCCAAGGTGCAAAACAAGCTCCAACTGGCCATGGCCAGCCTGCCCGAGGCGGTACAGAGCCAGGGCGTCACGGTGAGCAAATCGACACGCAACTATCTTCTCATCGTCGGCTTGGTCTCCGAAGACGGCAGCATGGACGGCAACGATCTGCGCGACTATGCCCAGTCCAACCTGGAAAAAGTACTTGCCCGGGTGCCGGGAGTGGGGGAGGTAACTACCTTCGGCTCCCAATACGCCATGCGGATCTGGCTCGATCCGGACCGTCTCACCGACTACCGCCTGACCATTCAGGATGTGATCACGGCCCTCCGGGCATACAACGTCGAGATTTCCGCCGGCCAGTTCGGCGGCGCGCCGGCTGTTGAGGGGCAGCGGCTCAACGCCTCCATCATCGTCCAGAACCTGCTCAAGACACCGGACGAGTTCGCCGCCATCCCCCTGCGGATCAATCCAGACGGATCGGTGATCCGGGTCCGGGACGTGGGGCGTACCGAACTGGGCACCGAGCAGTACGACGTTCAGGCTCACCACAACGGCCAGCCCGCCGGCGGGTTGGCCATTCGTCAGTCGGCCGGAGCCAATGCCCTGGCCACGGCCAGGGCGATCCGGGAAAAACTCGACGAAATGAGCCGCTATTTTCCGGAGGGGATGAAGGTGGTCTACCCTTACGACACCACGCCATTCGTGGCCGTGGCCATCAAGGAGGTGTTCAAGACCCTTTTCGAGGCGATTATCTTGGTTTTTCTGGTGATGTACCTGTTTATGGGCAACATCCGCGCGACGCTGATTCCAACCATCGCCGTGCCCGTGGTGATCCTGGGAACCTTTGCCGTGCTGGGCCTTTTCGGCTTCTCCATCAACATGCTGACCATGTTCGCCATGGTTTTGGCTATCGGCCTTCTGGTGGATGACGCCATCGTGGTGGTGGAAAACGTGGAGCGCATCATGAGCGATGAGGGGCTCTCCCCGCTGGACGCCACGGCCAAGTCCATGGACCAGATCACCAGCGCCCTGATCGGCATCGGCCTGGTGCTTTCGGCGGTTTTCGGTCCCATGGCCTTTTTTCCCGGTTCCACGGGCGTGATCTACCGCCAGTTTTCCATCACCATCATCGCCTCCATGCTTCTTTCGGTGCTGGTGGCCCTGATCCTGACTCCGGTGCTGTGTGCCTCCCTGCTCAAACCGGTGCCGGCCGGACACGAACCGGCCGACCATGCCATCTTTTTCATGCGTCCATTTTTTCGCTGGTTCGACCGGTTTTTTTTCCGCTCACGGACCCTGTACCTGAAACTGGTGGAGCACTCCCTGCGGCGGCGGCTGCGTTACGTGTTTGTGTTTCTGCTCATTGTGGTGGCCATGGTGGTCCTGTTCCGGCAGATGCCCACGGCGTATCTGCCGGAAGAAGATCAGGGAATCCTTTTTGTCCAGGCCATGCTGCCGGCCAACTCGACCCTGGAGCAGACCAAGGCGGTTTTGGAACGGGTGAAAACGCACTTCCTTGAGGAACAGTCCGAGGCAGTGGAGTCGTTGATGACCGTGTCGGGTTACAGTTTTTCCGGCCGGGGTCAGAATGTGGGAATGGCCTTCGTGCGCCTTAGGGACTGGGAACTGCGCAACCGGCCGGACCTGAAGGTTAACGCGGTGGCCGGAAAGGCCATGGGTACTTTCTCGCAGATCAAGAACGCCATGGTGTTCGCCTTTCCACCGCCGGCGGTGATCGAACTGGGCCAGGCCAACGGCTTCGATTTCCAACTGCTCGATCGCGGTGGCGCCGGGCATGCCGAGCTGGTGGCGGCCCGCAACCAGCTGCTGGGCATCGCGGGCCAGGACACGCGGTTGACCCGGGTGCGGCCCAATGGCCTCGAGGATGTGCCCCAGTACCGCATCGACGTGGACTGGGAAAAGGCCGGCGCCCTGGGCGTACCCATTGCCCTGATCCACCGCACCATCTCGGCGGCCTTCGGCAGTGCCTACGTCAATGACTTCATCCAGGCCGGCCGGGTCAAGCGGGTTTACATCCAGGCCGATGCCCCTTTCCGCCGTCTGCCCGGCGATCTGGAAAAACTTTACGTGCGCAATATGTCGGGCGAGATGGTCCCCTTTGCCTCTTTCGCCTCGGGTCACTGGACCTCCGGTTCGCCCAAGCTCGAGCGCTTCAACGGGTTTCCGTCCATCAATATCTGGGGCGAGGCGGTTCACGGGAAGAGTTCCGGTGAGGCCATGCAGGCCATGGAGGAGGCGGTGGCCAAACTGCCCCGGGCCTTCGGCTATGACTGGACCGGCCTCTCCTACCAGGAGCGCATGGCCGGCTCCCAGGCACCGCTGCTTTACGCCTTTTCGATTCTGGTGATCTTTCTCTGCCTGGCGGCCCTGTACGAAAGCTGGCCCATTCCCATCTCGATCCTGATGACCCTGCCCCTGGGCGTCATCGGCGGGGTGATCGCCTCGACGATGATGGACCTGCCCAACGACGTCTACTTTCAGATCGGGCTGCTCACCATCCTGGGATTGACCACCAAGAACGCCATCCTGATCGTACAGTTCGCCCGGGCCCGGGTGGACGAGGGCATGAGGCTGATCGACGCCACCCTGGAGGGGGCCAAGCTGCGCTTGAGGCCCATCGTGATGACGTCGCTGGCCTTTGGTTTCGGCGTGCTGCCCCTGGCCCTGGCCAGTGGTGCCGGTGCCGGTGCGCAGCAAGCCATCGGCATTGGTGTGCTGGGCGGCGTGGTCACCTCCACCTTCCTGGTGACCCTGTTCGCCCCGCTGTTCTACGTGATCATATACAAGCTGCTCGGCCGGCATCGCAAGCGGGAACGCGTGCAGCCCGCCGCCGTGAGCCCTGCGGAGAAATAA